CCATGGTTTCTTTGTACTCGGATTGCATTTTCCCTCTTAAGGCTTGGAAGTTATTCATCATGTCCTTAAGCTTCTTCCCTAGGCCACTCACCACCGACGATCGGGTCCTATCAGCCGAGGAACCCGGCCCGCAACCCGGCACATTTCGGGCCTGTGCATTGGATTTGTCTAGGGCTTCAAGTTTACCTTTAATAACCTTAACCTTCTTAAGGACTTGAGCCACATCCGAGTCCATTCGAGCACGAAGCTCCTTCATGGTCTTAGCATTGTGGACCGTCCTACACTCCTCGTTCGAGTCTTGTAGCCTCTTGTAAAGCCTCTCAACCTCCTTCATGTCACCCTTTACCTTCTCCACATCGTCGAAGAACTTATCGAGGTTCATCCCTTCTGTCGCGGCCTCCACGTCGTATTTGAAGCCTTGTTGCTCCAAATCCGAGTGTTGCTTGAACGAGTTTGAGAATAGATCGTTCATTTTTTCTAATTTCTTAATTCCCGTGAAAAATGTCAAACAGACAGTATATTATAATGTGTACTAATAATTGTATCCTAGACAAAATTTTAgtatgttacaaaaaaaaaaaaactatagatCATTCATTAATTCCTTCCTCCTAGTGTATATGGTGAAGGTGAAATAAAAAAAACGTCCGTACATTTAGCCTCTTCACCATATGAAGAGCGAAAGAACGAGAAATTAAGGAAGAAGTTTTGTTAATGATGGTAATGTTTGCTTGTTTTGGGAGGGAAGAGAAAGGTAAAAAACCATAGGAGGTTTGTAGTTAATAGGTAATTAGGGACAGAcaaatttcaacaacaaaaaaaacaaggTGGTTTAAAATAATAATCCCAAATTAGGATGTTTAATTATATTTGTGTGAAGAAATATCTTAGGAGCAATTTTCTTCTCTCGTCCTTTCATTTTGAGTTGGTTTAATTTGTTGTTATTTATGAAAAAAATCCAATTCCATGATTTTCTGGTTTCCTTGCATTATAAAGATGTGACGTGGATCATTGGATTTCAACTAGTTTAATCATTGGTTAGAGTGTCTGGATTGTATAAAAGACGATATGTGAACGAATTTTGTAAACATCATTCAATTCCTATTGTGGCTCTCTCTGcaccaaaaaatacatataAAAACATGATCAGTCGGCACGGTTCTTATATCGATTGGAGCGAATTGTATGATCGGGCCAACTCTCGCCGTTGTAAGAGAAATTATATTGATTATTCTATCAACGAAGAAAAAGTTATAGCCTAAACCTTCTCGTAATAGAAAATtatatttgaaaatatatgGACCTTTCAAACAAAATCATGCATTTACCTATCATAATAAGGGGAGTTAGAACCAACTGAGGTTGGCGTGAGTGGTTAAGGATCTCGATCTTCCTCCTTAACTAAAGTTTCGGATTTGAGTCTTAGTTATGGAAAAAACCTCAGTTGAGAGGGGGGTTGTCCATCGAGGTACACATGTAAACTCCCATAGGAGATTAGTCCACTTGGCGAAGCGGTGGTATAACTTCTTGTAGTagaaccaaaataaataaataaataaggggAGTTACAAGATACTTGCATTTAATACAAAGAAtacaacaatattaatataattcaaTACTCCATGTGAATAAAGTGATTCACACGAAAGTTATAAAGGTTCGGATATAAACAACCTTACGGTCCCTATTTATCTACTACTAGTTTTATATGCACGTGATGCGTGCgagattaaaaaaattaaaaattgtaaGTGTATATCTAtaacccaaaaaaataaaacagaaaTATTTCTCACACATGATCTTCCAACTAAAACAACCTCTAAATCTCAAGTGGTaatacttgaaggaaataatgcccttggtccaagtatgcattctatgataagtctaataaatgcggttcagtattaattaacaagttaataattcagtgagatcaagtgagctgaatgcctagctagaggccgcttcagttcaagtggaattaatgatattaatccacagcttactcttgactgaacccgtagggtcacacaaatagtacgtaaacggatcaagtatttaatggcattaaatactccatctatgaatattcggaatcgacggatcttggtttcagtgggagctgagatcgtcacaggcaagaaatgaatactccggaaacgatgatattgccggaaacggaaatatggatcgtatcggaaatatgaatattatccaaatcgtagatgttgccggaaacagaaacatggtacgtatcggaaaatattatcggaaatggaaatattgccagaatcggaaatattgccggaaacggaaatattgtcagaatcggaaatattatcggaatcggaaaataatttcggaaacggaaatattaaatatttgttcgaaacggaaattaattccggaatcggaaatattaaatattgttcgtatcggaaatgaattccggaatcaggaaatttaatcggaagcgtatcgtacgaataagcatcggacgaggcctgccggacgagggcccagcacgaagccaggccatcgcccagcaagccaagcgcgccacacgaacagccaaggccacgccaggcccagcgcaaggccaggcccagcaggccgaggcagcgcgcacagcgcgcgcaggagctgcgtgggcttgtagcacgcgtaggcctcgctgcgtgggctgctgctcgcacgcacgcgcatgggcggcccatcgtggctgccgtgtgtgtgtgtgtgagtgtttgtgttcatgcacgattcctaaaacatgcagagttcggttaatgattaaattcctaattctattagataaattaattaattagagttcttgtaggattctaggtttaattaatttgtatctgaataggattccaattccctttccatacccctataaatatgtggcctgggttcacaatttataacgagtttcaaaagtattcaaagtgagtttttgagagaaaattcaatcacacatcttgctcaaaagtgccgaaaattctagtaccttaagggcgattctagttggtcaatcttaaggcggatccggacgtgctgtggactatctacggagggacgacacttggagtcctaaagacttgttcttgttcggttcgggcgcagctagggagggcacgcaacaaagagtatgcatctaaattatgctatatgattatatgtaaataatatgtattcctgggttaatggttgtttccgcatgatttatgtaatatcatatgtatcataacctaacagtggtatcacgagccccttattattttcataatctaatttgcataacatggttaaatattacaaatttgcaagaattaaaaggggtgattaattttcgtgattgttaattaattgcaaattgcgtttatttaattatacgtacgcagtttttcggcagtttcttcgttactcatccaaatcgagtgatttttgtgtcaattccgcatgtaaaaggcattctaaaattttgacaaaaataatttttttctgccgaacccagaattctcaaattcgaagcctaactatgacttttcgaaggttttagtttttcgaatgcaaaatttcgtaaatttaagatgttaaattaaatatttgcgattcttgttgataaatcttgaatttttgattgacctactgtatatgtttaacaagtttgaatgcctagccttgttaattatgcaatctaatttgtaattatgattaatttgttgaaaattagaataatttagaattaatttgattttcataattaattataatttaattagaaacctatgattaaaaaccaccgtaaaaattgtaaatttatgataaattttaaatttttatgacctaggcttgaatccatgataatcggaaatcaattgaataataaattttcgatttttcgccctaaaattatgaaattaatattatttattaatttgtcattaattttaaatataaattttaaattttttatgcgattcgttcatataacttgcacgcacaaagcaatggacgcttcgtgttacccttaaggggtgttgtatagtgcgggcatgcgacgacgagcaagggagctcgtcgcccgtgcggcacgaatgcaatgagcaagggcgtagtgcacgggcacaaggcagcagccctgccttgtgtcgtgggccacgagctatgaacaaatgggcataggcgaaaggcaagccaaggcagtcgcgtgtgggcagcaagcgagctgcgccacaacgcgcactgcctcgcgcaagagcgcgcagcctcgcgcgcagcgagcgcaagctcgcgtgccacgagcgctgcgcccagcgttgctcgcgcgcacagcgagtgatgtcgcgcgcacagcgagcgatggctcgcgcgcacagcgagcaatggctcgcgcgcacagcgagctatggagcgcgcacagcgagcgctggcgagcgcgcactgcgagcgatggctcgcgtgcgacgagcgctggcacgcgcgcagcgagcagtgcgatggcttgcgatggtgatgcagcagctatgcgacgagcacatgggctgcgcgcacatggccagcaatggctgtgtgcgtgcggcccatgggcgtgcgatgcgtagggtgtttgcgttacgattagatcgttttgaatgtttaatttgaaaattttcagtttacgtaattttaattaattttaaaattaataatttaaattattttctaggattttaattttgaatattgtaattataataaattttatttattctaattattttactaaaattaaaatcatgaattaatttaaatacgactgaaattaaattaaacttttggattcaattataaatttatatgagctttaaattttaattaaatttgtatgtttccggttagacttgaaatacatttttatgtttaaaattagtaaagcatatgaatttattggtttgagtgggagcccttttagtcataaaactcttgattaggtctacaaatccttaaggttaaaacaacttgattagaattaataaggactgaataattggtagattattggtgcccttgattaattgctgcaaatgtttacgtgatgcataatgtgttttactaaccagctatgtgggccattcatgataatgaatgggtgaatggtatatattgtatatgtactgttttgcaggttatgaagtgactagtatggcccaaataggatagaaaatatggtctgcgtaccattaatttgaatgtaattggtctaaagtaccaaagttatttttcaattcaaatatggtctgcgtaccatcaaatagttgtaattagttatagcttatcctatttgaagaaaatggtgcctcccacggagattttcaagacggactttgaagttaaagcttcaagatgaagtcgggccatactagatcacatttatcttatgcatgttttaagttatttattgctttaaatatgtcttaaaatgcatgagatcaaaagcttgattatgttgcatgattaaggattttagttcacttaaaatctaaccaacatagtaagagccttaagttccaaacttaaaaaaaattgagttataaggtgccatgccaaaatatacacttgcttggatatcctttacatcaatctagtaatagttttcgctcagcgaggtgttacttattggtcctaaaggggcaaggtacacaaataattgtgagtacatgttagttttggtgaaactcaacgatataagtaaggagtccttttatgtcgtggcaaaatcgataggtttacctaataagttcttagacgtacctatcaaccaagaatagtttctagactattagcaaaaggcttttgcttacctaagatgttttaggattaagtcgacaaactgtgcttagttcttcaatgattttaggatcttggaatcattttattcacacctgccggaacacataattcgaataaaatgctaatgacttgtttgaattgcatggttgctttaatttcaagttattattcatgataaatgtttagactttgcatgcttcaatgtatgttttaattattgtttataattaaatatcttgcactgcaataaatccttttagaaaggtaacagtaaatttcctcgattggtagtgaatccaagaacgattcacggaaatgagagatgtgagcaattttaaaatgtacgtttcttttagcgacttttatggttgttttcgaatatcaaaaacgaatggcaaaccaattggtgcttgtgaattcaaaatacactgtagttttgagatcataaagcattgagcttaaacgctcagctttaccaatggttaacaacctaatatctttgtccatttaattctcgaatgagtctagtccctagacattcgaatagatcgatgcttagagaactttagaagcttctggtaagatcatctagttgaaacagaatattcaacataaattaaatggaaagaaccttgttggggtgacattggacatgtctaacaaagtataaaagtcaacactaaagaattcaattcttaagactataagaaagggtacaagaaataggaaaacgaggaacaaatgaaaggaatttacgattccgtttctacctataagtttatgtttaaagagaagtgacctagcaatcaaacttccttggtatcatataccgcttgaggttcttacttcggtaataactcaaacaatggaagctgggatacactaatgacctacaagtgggaaatgaagcatggcaatgctacattagttgtagggtcatctggtttgttttaagtcctttcaaaggctggaactaaatggctattttgttccataatcaacatacctaaatttctgttttcaaacacagaaagactcacattcaagaaaaacaaaaacaatgtttgtttgtttatttgaatgaaatggtcaattacaggttgagtcaatatgcttgattaaaacaaacaactctttaaagaactttactaggttcaaatcaaccccttgatttgagttccactaatctttggcattgttgcttagaccatatcaacaagttaacattcaaaagctctattttgatggacttttgaaagttcattgatttctagatcattttaagacaactagtcttacttgttgaaagtaacaaaagatatgaactattgttagaacgcctagacgatagagttcaaagctaaagaaaggttttatgactttattatttcacatggatttgagtgaatataggtttatttactcaaatgtgatataagttgaatctgtttggctagttcaaagattcagaagtataaaatccacttggcaagaaatcataaagatctaggttagatcatgttgatgattacttgggaccaaatatgatcatcaatgattgtgtgttgtaatttcacaatctagctccataagatatggcatatctgcgttggaataatcgaagtcaattagtacttgattcgatcaatgatggatcataaagacttttcctataatttctaaaacaaaatgctcaactaccaccaaactaaaccaaattcgtcaaagctattgaaaagtattttcagaataacttttcataaaatatatctagagagttgcaaaactcagtgggagcttagtgtttgtcattcgacaaactaaggcccaagtataagATATAAGTTTCATTgtaatttattcaaatgagacacaagggtattgtttctaccacgaatttttgagaacataatgtttgtttgctcgaaataatgtccttttggagaattcgtttccaaaatgacaagtgggagaaaatagacgtcaaaagtcttcgaggcgaacaacaaacataaacggacattccggaggcttttcgaagtgcttcagaaaatccgaacttattctttaaggactttagaagtggctttaaagaatagacatctcttagaagactttacaagtgcttcaaggagaacagaatattcaaaggactttcaagtggctattgatattctattgtttgatgttctatacccaagtaggcatagagttcaagtcactgaaactatgagattcttctattaaatagtgaagaatcatggagttcaggtcactgaagctatgcgattcttctattgagatagtgaagaaacctacaacttgcagtcaaactattatcatgtagattaatgagtttgtaacttgtaagaaagctatgacgaaacccagattccctaaaatggttagaggccataaaacatactcaatgttttgatgacaaaattgaaattttgttgatttgcaagaataggttcacacctattggttgcaagtttgttttaaggataaaaaccatcaaacatgaaattgtgttcacacacaaagcgagattagttgctaaaggttacaagcaaattcatggtgtgaattgtgttgaaacctcatgcataatcgtaatgctcaagtctataattcaagcaatgattgcatattggtacatatagcaattggatgacaaaacgtattcctcaatcaaatgttggaatataatatgtacatggtatgtcatagaatttgtggatccaaataaatgcttgaaaaggaaagctagcttataaaatcaaagtacagatttaagcaagcaattgggaattggaactgtattttaagtgaagctaataagcattttagtttcataaaatatacatgattcttatagatgtataagaagtttagtgggagtacataaaaacttatttagtcctatgtgtatcacacacatatctctctattgtgaaataacattcaaatgctaatgacttagatttgaaattattcatcaatgatggaccatggcgaaacttagtacatactgggtattaagatctatttacaaagatcttatgatattgttttggattaagtaatggcatttactaaatcaaacacgaaagtctccattggagatatttgacccatgtgaataaatctaagtaaaggatggttgaactatgtataagcatttactaagttaaacatcaaagaatctaataacattcttcacctatattatatgtcaaagaatttagttggattcagtatctactgtaactgaatgagctaaagttacatgaatagaattcaattgggaattattctgcaaaagaatttatcatgtatgatataatatgaggatcgccaaaaacgtatcgtatggctttaggcatgacgaacatataccagtctcta
This Spinacia oleracea cultivar Varoflay chromosome 6, BTI_SOV_V1, whole genome shotgun sequence DNA region includes the following protein-coding sequences:
- the LOC110793245 gene encoding syntaxin-125-like; this translates as MNDLFSNSFKQHSDLEQQGFKYDVEAATEGMNLDKFFDDVEKVKGDMKEVERLYKRLQDSNEECRTVHNAKTMKELRARMDSDVAQVLKKVKVIKGKLEALDKSNAQARNVPGCGPGSSADRTRSSVVSGLGKKLKDMMNNFQALRGKMQSEYKETMERRYFTITGEKADETMIENLIESGESENFLQKAIQDQGRGQILDTISELQERHDAVKEIEKNLIELHQVFLDMAALVEAQGQQLNNIESHVAHASSFVRRGTEELVEARVQQKSSRKWYCIAILAAIVLIIVLIFPLFMNVILPHLV